In the Verrucomicrobiia bacterium genome, one interval contains:
- a CDS encoding beta-galactosidase — translation MTSGDRVELRVVTGHQQPWPGIALPAPTGSWDLSPYSEIAVQLSNSGVEPITVSCRADNPGADGTEHCVTGSLDLAPGRTGRLKVILKRAGDNNLGGKLFGMRGYPVAPGGPGTVQASHITQLLIFLSKPSADHRFQLAAIQAEGQYIAPTAWTTDAAPFFPFIDTFGQYRHKSWPGKTKDLDDLQLKGRAEAKELEANHGPADWDKYGGWAVGPQRQATGFFRTEKVHGKWWLVDPAGRLFFSHGIDCVREVDTTPIEERDLWFEDLPASRPEFKEFVSTGFALKGHYQGRSPRCFSFAGANLARKYGPDWKKTYPELIHRRLRSWGLNTIGNWSDEATRLLRRTPYTDAIGSGRCRMLAGSEGYWGKFPDVFDSSFGEALRRSMQTRNGKSAGDPWCIGYFSDNEMSWGDEVSLAVAALRSPPDQAAKLAFVSDLKTEYGDIARLNEAWGAKHESWDGLLQARKTPPQNPRTHADLTAFYTKTAERYFCTARDAIKALAPHQLYLGCRFAWVNPLAAAAAAKYCDVVSYNLYRRSVADFRFNGGADVPLLIGEFHFGALDRGMFHTGLVPVAGQAARAEAYKEYVRGALQHPQFVGCHWFQYKDEPVTGRVYDEENYQIGFVDVADTPYQETIAASREAGSGLYREAWARRSQQQTGQ, via the coding sequence GTGACATCAGGCGACCGCGTGGAATTGCGTGTGGTCACCGGCCATCAGCAGCCCTGGCCTGGCATCGCGCTGCCCGCCCCCACCGGGTCCTGGGACCTCTCCCCCTACTCTGAAATTGCCGTCCAGCTCAGTAACTCGGGCGTCGAGCCGATCACGGTTTCCTGCCGCGCGGATAACCCGGGCGCAGATGGCACCGAGCATTGTGTCACCGGGTCATTAGACCTGGCGCCCGGAAGAACAGGCAGGCTCAAAGTTATCCTGAAGCGCGCGGGCGATAACAACCTGGGCGGGAAACTCTTTGGGATGCGCGGCTACCCCGTCGCCCCTGGCGGGCCGGGGACAGTGCAGGCCTCTCATATCACGCAATTGCTCATTTTCTTGAGCAAGCCCAGCGCCGACCACCGGTTCCAGTTGGCGGCTATCCAGGCCGAGGGCCAATATATTGCACCCACGGCCTGGACAACGGATGCGGCCCCATTTTTCCCGTTCATCGATACTTTCGGGCAGTATCGCCACAAAAGTTGGCCCGGAAAGACAAAAGATTTGGATGACCTTCAACTCAAGGGCAGGGCGGAAGCAAAAGAACTGGAAGCAAACCACGGGCCTGCCGATTGGGATAAATACGGTGGTTGGGCTGTCGGGCCTCAGCGCCAGGCTACCGGCTTTTTCCGGACGGAAAAAGTCCATGGCAAATGGTGGCTGGTGGACCCCGCCGGGCGTCTCTTTTTCTCGCATGGCATTGATTGTGTGCGGGAGGTGGATACGACTCCGATTGAGGAGCGCGATTTGTGGTTTGAGGACCTGCCGGCAAGCCGTCCAGAATTCAAGGAATTTGTCTCGACGGGTTTCGCGCTCAAGGGCCATTACCAGGGGCGCAGCCCGCGCTGCTTTTCCTTTGCGGGGGCGAACCTGGCGCGCAAGTACGGACCGGATTGGAAGAAGACCTATCCCGAATTGATTCACCGGCGCTTGCGCAGTTGGGGCTTGAACACGATCGGAAACTGGTCCGATGAGGCAACCCGCCTGCTGCGCCGGACTCCCTATACCGATGCCATTGGCAGTGGCCGCTGCCGGATGCTGGCCGGCAGTGAGGGTTATTGGGGTAAATTCCCAGATGTGTTCGATTCGTCGTTTGGCGAGGCCTTGAGGCGGAGCATGCAAACCAGGAATGGGAAGAGTGCCGGCGACCCCTGGTGCATTGGATATTTCTCGGACAACGAGATGTCGTGGGGTGACGAGGTGTCGCTGGCGGTAGCGGCGCTGCGCTCGCCGCCGGACCAGGCGGCAAAACTTGCGTTCGTGTCCGATCTCAAAACCGAGTATGGCGATATCGCGCGCTTAAATGAGGCCTGGGGCGCCAAACATGAATCCTGGGACGGGCTGTTGCAGGCCCGCAAAACCCCTCCTCAAAATCCCAGAACACACGCCGACTTAACCGCCTTTTACACCAAAACAGCCGAACGATACTTTTGCACGGCGCGCGATGCCATCAAAGCCCTCGCCCCGCATCAATTGTATTTGGGCTGTCGCTTTGCGTGGGTCAATCCGCTGGCGGCTGCCGCTGCCGCCAAATACTGCGACGTGGTCAGCTACAATCTCTATCGGCGCAGTGTCGCAGACTTCCGCTTCAATGGTGGAGCGGACGTGCCGTTGCTGATCGGCGAATTCCATTTCGGAGCGCTGGACCGCGGGATGTTTCACACCGGCCTGGTCCCGGTAGCCGGCCAGGCGGCCCGCGCCGAGGCCTATAAAGAATATGTGCGTGGAGCGTTGCAGCATCCGCAGTTTGTGGGCTGCCATTGGTTCCAGTACAAGGACGAACCGGTCACAGGCCGGGTTTATGACGAGGAGAATTATCAGATCGGCTTCGTGGATGTGGCGGACACGCCTTACCAGGAGACAATCGCCGCCAGCCGCGAGGCAGGCTCGGGTCTCTACCGGGAGGCCTGGGCAAGGCGTTCACAGCAGCAAACGGGTCAATAG
- a CDS encoding lmo0937 family membrane protein: protein MLLTLALILIILWLLGIISSYTLGGWIYLLLIVGVIMLVVRLIVGPPRPPPY, encoded by the coding sequence ATGCTCCTAACTCTGGCTCTAATCCTGATCATTCTGTGGCTGCTGGGGATCATCAGTTCCTACACGCTGGGCGGCTGGATTTACCTATTGCTGATTGTGGGTGTCATTATGCTCGTCGTCCGGCTCATTGTTGGCCCGCCCCGTCCGCCGCCCTATTGA
- a CDS encoding phage holin family protein, translating to MAHDNPDAPGLTALAGRLARTGLSAVENRLELLVVEFQEERIRITELLLWAFSLMFAGLLAALLFTATIILLFRPGLRLYVAAGFTVLYLLAALLAWLGLRSALKHEPFSATLEQARKDREWIESLK from the coding sequence ATGGCCCACGACAACCCAGATGCGCCCGGGTTAACGGCGCTGGCAGGCCGGTTGGCTCGAACAGGGCTGAGCGCTGTCGAGAACCGGCTCGAGTTGTTGGTGGTTGAATTTCAAGAGGAGCGGATTCGGATAACCGAACTGTTGTTGTGGGCTTTTAGTCTGATGTTTGCCGGGCTCCTGGCTGCCTTATTATTTACCGCCACGATCATTCTTTTGTTCCGGCCAGGGTTGCGTCTCTATGTTGCCGCCGGTTTCACTGTTTTGTACCTTCTCGCCGCGCTCCTGGCCTGGCTAGGGCTTCGCTCGGCCCTCAAACATGAGCCCTTTTCCGCAACGCTCGAGCAAGCCAGGAAAGACCGGGAGTGGATCGAGTCCTTAAAATGA
- a CDS encoding DUF883 domain-containing protein, with product METKSAAEIEQSTEKLLRDLRAVVADGEQLLRAGAKDLSERGMAARERLAAALELAKDTRRKLEERAVAGARATDRVIHDYPYQSVGVAFGIGMVLGVLLNRK from the coding sequence ATGGAAACCAAATCCGCTGCGGAAATTGAACAATCCACAGAGAAACTGCTGAGGGATTTAAGAGCTGTTGTTGCCGACGGAGAACAACTGTTAAGAGCTGGAGCAAAGGATTTGAGCGAACGCGGGATGGCGGCGCGAGAGCGCCTGGCGGCTGCTCTGGAACTCGCCAAAGACACGCGGCGCAAGCTTGAAGAGCGGGCAGTGGCGGGCGCCAGGGCGACCGATCGCGTGATTCATGATTATCCCTATCAATCGGTTGGCGTCGCCTTCGGAATCGGAATGGTACTGGGCGTCCTGCTGAACCGCAAATAA